In Rahnella variigena, one DNA window encodes the following:
- the rluC gene encoding 23S rRNA pseudouridine(955/2504/2580) synthase RluC: protein MKTENPTVQLIPISEDEAGQRIDNFLLKILKGVPKSMIYRIVRKGEVRVNKKRIKPEYKLLAGDEVRVPPVRVAERDEAPVSAKLDKVAALADCILYEDDHLLILNKPSGTAVHGGSGLSFGVIEGLRALRPEARFLELVHRLDRDTSGVLLVAKKRSALRSLHEQLRVKSMQKDYLALVRGEWPSHCKVVQAPLLKNILQSGERVVRVNAEGKPSETRFKIEERYEFATLVKASPVTGRTHQIRVHALHAGHPIAFDDRYGERDFDAKLSGTGLNRLFLHAAALRFEHPASGETMRIEAPMDAKLRNCLKILRGKVTAR, encoded by the coding sequence ATGAAAACTGAGAATCCAACTGTACAATTAATCCCCATCTCCGAAGACGAAGCCGGTCAGCGCATCGACAACTTCTTACTTAAAATCCTTAAGGGCGTGCCGAAGAGCATGATCTATCGCATCGTGCGTAAAGGTGAGGTGCGGGTTAATAAGAAAAGAATTAAGCCTGAATACAAATTACTTGCCGGTGATGAAGTGCGTGTCCCGCCGGTTCGCGTGGCAGAGCGTGATGAAGCGCCGGTTTCTGCGAAGCTGGATAAAGTCGCGGCTTTAGCAGATTGCATCTTATATGAAGACGACCATTTACTGATCCTGAACAAACCTTCCGGTACTGCCGTCCACGGTGGCAGCGGTCTGAGCTTTGGCGTGATCGAAGGTCTGCGAGCCCTGCGTCCGGAAGCGCGCTTCCTTGAACTGGTTCACCGTCTTGACCGTGATACTTCCGGCGTTTTGCTGGTCGCCAAGAAGCGTTCCGCCCTGAGATCACTGCATGAGCAATTGCGCGTTAAAAGTATGCAGAAGGATTACCTGGCGCTGGTGCGCGGTGAATGGCCTTCGCATTGCAAAGTGGTGCAGGCTCCGCTGCTGAAAAATATCCTGCAAAGCGGTGAGCGTGTTGTCAGGGTGAATGCGGAAGGAAAACCTTCTGAAACACGTTTCAAAATTGAAGAGCGCTATGAATTTGCAACGCTGGTGAAAGCCAGCCCGGTGACAGGCAGAACGCACCAGATCCGTGTTCATGCGCTGCACGCTGGTCATCCGATTGCTTTTGATGATCGTTATGGTGAGCGTGACTTCGATGCAAAACTGTCAGGAACGGGTCTGAACCGTCTTTTCCTGCATGCGGCTGCGCTACGTTTTGAACATCCGGCTAGCGGTGAAACCATGCGCATTGAGGCTCCTATGGATGCCAAACTGCGTAACTGCCTGAAAATTTTACGCGGTAAAGTAACCGCTCGTTAA
- a CDS encoding Maf family protein, protein MIMSAPDLLLASTSVYRKALLEKTGLKFTCASPDIDETPFPDENPAELVQRLAQSKADALATAYPHHLIIGSDQVCFIDGKITGKPHTFDNAFRQLRAASGKVVTFYTGLSLYNSDAKTAQTLCETFDVTFRPLTDEEITGYLHREEPYDCAGSFKCEGLGITLFDSLTGRDPNTLIGLPLIALLSLLREHGINPLLESR, encoded by the coding sequence ATGATTATGTCTGCACCAGATTTACTTTTAGCCTCGACCTCGGTCTACCGGAAAGCCTTGCTGGAGAAAACCGGGCTGAAATTTACCTGCGCTTCACCCGATATTGATGAAACCCCTTTTCCCGATGAAAATCCGGCAGAACTGGTGCAGCGGCTGGCACAATCCAAAGCTGACGCGCTCGCCACTGCTTACCCGCATCATCTGATCATTGGCTCCGATCAGGTTTGCTTTATCGATGGAAAAATCACCGGAAAACCGCACACTTTCGATAATGCATTCCGTCAGTTACGGGCAGCCAGCGGCAAAGTGGTTACGTTCTATACCGGCCTGAGTCTCTATAACAGCGATGCAAAAACAGCGCAGACGTTATGCGAAACGTTTGACGTCACCTTTCGGCCATTGACCGATGAAGAAATTACCGGATATTTACATCGCGAAGAGCCGTACGACTGCGCGGGTAGCTTTAAATGCGAAGGTTTGGGGATTACGCTTTTCGACAGTCTGACGGGGCGCGACCCAAACACGCTAATCGGGCTGCCACTTATTGCCCTGCTCTCCTTACTGCGCGAACACGGCATCAATCCGTTACTTGAAAGCCGTTAA
- the yceD gene encoding 23S rRNA accumulation protein YceD: MQKVKLPLTLDAVRTAQKRLDYTGVYTADQVTRVAQSVVSVDSDIQTSLSFNIDNQRLAVITGHSDVAVTLECQRCGKTFEHQVHTTYCFSPVQNDEQAEALPEAYEPIEVDDFGEVDLLAMIEDEIILSLPVVPVHESEHCEVSDADMVFGKLPEEAEKPNPFAVLASLKKST, from the coding sequence ATGCAAAAAGTAAAATTACCCCTGACCCTTGATGCGGTCCGCACTGCCCAGAAGCGTTTAGACTATACAGGTGTCTATACTGCAGATCAGGTTACGCGTGTTGCCCAATCAGTGGTCAGTGTGGATTCTGATATACAAACCTCATTGTCGTTTAATATCGACAATCAGCGCCTGGCTGTGATTACCGGCCACTCCGATGTTGCTGTGACTCTGGAATGCCAGAGATGCGGTAAGACGTTTGAACATCAGGTTCACACAACATATTGTTTTAGCCCTGTCCAGAATGATGAACAGGCTGAGGCATTACCGGAAGCGTACGAGCCTATCGAAGTCGATGATTTTGGCGAAGTCGATTTGCTGGCAATGATTGAAGACGAAATTATTCTTTCACTGCCTGTCGTTCCGGTACATGAATCTGAACACTGTGAAGTGTCCGACGCGGACATGGTATTTGGCAAACTGCCTGAAGAGGCGGAGAAACCTAATCCATTTGCCGTATTAGCGAGTTTAAAGAAAAGTACTTAA
- the rpmF gene encoding 50S ribosomal protein L32, with protein MAVQQNKPTRSKRGMRRSHDALTTSTLSVDKTSGETHLRHHITADGFYRGRKVIG; from the coding sequence ATGGCCGTACAACAGAATAAACCAACCCGTTCTAAACGTGGCATGCGTCGTTCACATGACGCTCTGACCACTTCCACTCTGTCTGTGGACAAGACTTCTGGTGAAACTCACCTGCGTCACCACATCACTGCCGACGGTTTCTACCGCGGTCGCAAGGTAATCGGCTGA
- the plsX gene encoding phosphate acyltransferase PlsX, whose translation MTRLTIALDVMGGDFGPSVTVPASLQALISNSELDLLLVGDPDAITPFLAKADPSLTERIRIIPAESVIASDMRASQAIRASKGSSMRVALELIKSGDAQACVSAGNTGALMGLAKMVVKPLDGIERPALMSVLPNQQRSKTVVLDLGANVECDSTMLVQFAVMGAVMAEQVVGISNPRVALLNIGEEESKGLDNIREAAAILKNTALINYIGYLEGNDLLTGKTDVMVCDGFVGNVTLKTMEGVIRMFLSLLKSSGEGGKKAWWLKWLGRIVQKKLLKRFSHLNPDQYNGACLLGLRGIVIKSHGGANQRAFAVAIEQAVQAVQRQVPQRIAARLEAVLPKSD comes from the coding sequence TTGACTCGTCTAACCATCGCGTTAGATGTAATGGGCGGAGATTTCGGTCCTTCCGTCACAGTGCCTGCTTCATTGCAGGCACTGATCTCTAATTCTGAATTAGATCTTCTTCTGGTCGGCGATCCCGACGCAATCACACCTTTCTTAGCCAAAGCCGATCCTTCTTTAACAGAACGAATTCGGATAATTCCTGCTGAATCAGTTATAGCCAGCGACATGCGCGCGTCGCAAGCTATACGTGCCAGTAAAGGAAGCTCAATGCGTGTGGCGTTGGAACTGATCAAAAGCGGAGATGCACAAGCGTGTGTCAGTGCCGGGAATACCGGCGCTCTGATGGGATTAGCCAAAATGGTGGTCAAGCCACTGGATGGCATTGAGCGCCCGGCGCTGATGAGCGTCCTGCCCAATCAGCAACGTAGTAAAACTGTGGTGCTGGATTTGGGGGCGAACGTTGAGTGTGACAGCACAATGTTGGTCCAGTTTGCCGTGATGGGTGCAGTAATGGCGGAGCAGGTGGTGGGTATCAGTAACCCCCGCGTCGCCTTACTCAATATCGGTGAAGAGGAAAGCAAAGGGCTGGATAATATCCGCGAAGCCGCCGCTATTTTAAAAAATACCGCACTAATCAACTATATCGGCTATCTTGAAGGCAATGACCTTCTGACCGGTAAGACAGATGTGATGGTGTGTGACGGCTTCGTGGGCAATGTTACGCTCAAGACCATGGAAGGCGTAATAAGGATGTTTTTGTCACTGTTAAAATCCTCCGGTGAGGGTGGCAAGAAAGCCTGGTGGTTGAAATGGTTGGGACGGATAGTCCAGAAGAAGTTGCTAAAGCGTTTTAGCCACCTCAACCCCGACCAGTATAATGGCGCATGTTTGTTAGGATTACGGGGCATCGTTATTAAAAGCCACGGTGGAGCAAACCAGCGTGCGTTTGCTGTTGCTATCGAACAGGCTGTGCAGGCGGTGCAGCGGCAGGTCCCTCAGCGGATTGCCGCGCGCCTTGAAGCTGTATTACCCAAGAGTGACTGA
- a CDS encoding beta-ketoacyl-ACP synthase III encodes MYTKILGTGSYLPVQVRTNADLEKMVDTSDEWIVTRTGIRERRIAAPDETVATMGLHAAEKALEMAGVSASDVGLIIVATTSSSHAFPSSACQVQNMLGIKDSAAFDLAAACAGFTYALSVADQYIKNGAVKYALVIGSDVLSRKLDPEDRGTVILFGDGAGAVLLGASEEQGIISTHMHADGHYGNLLTLAYPSQTEPEKPAYVTMAGNEVFKVAVTELAHIVDETLTANNLDRTALDWLVPHQANLRIISATAKKLGMGMDKVVVTLDRHGNTSAASVPAAFDEAVRDGRIQRGQLVLLEAFGGGFTWGSALVRF; translated from the coding sequence ATGTATACAAAAATTCTCGGTACGGGGAGCTATTTGCCCGTGCAAGTTCGGACTAATGCCGACTTAGAAAAAATGGTGGATACCTCCGACGAGTGGATTGTCACCCGCACAGGTATTCGTGAACGTCGTATCGCTGCACCGGATGAGACTGTGGCCACAATGGGCCTGCACGCAGCAGAAAAAGCACTTGAAATGGCTGGCGTCAGCGCAAGCGACGTGGGTTTGATCATTGTTGCAACAACCTCATCTTCACATGCATTCCCGAGTTCAGCCTGCCAGGTGCAGAACATGCTGGGCATCAAGGATTCTGCAGCATTCGATCTGGCCGCCGCTTGTGCAGGTTTTACATACGCACTGAGCGTTGCCGATCAATACATCAAAAACGGTGCAGTGAAATATGCACTGGTGATCGGCTCTGATGTGTTGTCGCGTAAACTCGATCCTGAAGATCGCGGTACGGTTATTCTGTTCGGTGATGGCGCGGGCGCGGTATTGCTGGGCGCATCAGAAGAGCAGGGCATCATTTCTACGCATATGCATGCCGATGGTCATTATGGCAACCTGCTGACGCTGGCCTACCCAAGCCAGACAGAGCCGGAAAAACCTGCTTATGTCACCATGGCGGGTAATGAAGTCTTCAAAGTCGCTGTGACTGAACTGGCGCACATTGTTGATGAAACACTGACCGCAAATAATCTCGACCGTACTGCACTCGACTGGCTGGTTCCGCATCAGGCGAACCTGCGCATTATCAGTGCGACAGCGAAAAAGCTGGGTATGGGAATGGACAAAGTCGTGGTTACGCTCGATCGTCATGGCAATACCTCTGCGGCCTCTGTGCCTGCAGCATTTGACGAAGCAGTGCGTGACGGCAGAATTCAGCGCGGGCAATTAGTGTTGCTCGAAGCATTTGGCGGTGGCTTTACCTGGGGCTCGGCGCTGGTACGTTTTTGA
- the fabD gene encoding ACP S-malonyltransferase — protein MTKIAVVFPGQGSQTLGMLADLAAAHPVVEETFAEASSALGYDLWQLVQQGPAEELNKTWQTQPALLAASVAIWRVWQQQNGAQPVLMAGHSLGEYSALVCAGVLDFKQAISLVELRGKLMQEAVPAGTGAMYAIIGLDNAAIAKACEESAQGQVVSPVNFNSPGQVVIAGNKEAVERAGAACKEAGAKRALPLPVSVPSHCALMKPAADKLAVALENVTFSAPQYSVVNNVDVKIETSPEAIRSALVRQLYSPVRWTESVEFMAAQGVEQLLEVGPGKVLTGLTKRIVDTLTASAVNDTASLAAALEQ, from the coding sequence ATGACAAAAATTGCAGTTGTTTTCCCTGGTCAGGGTTCTCAGACGCTCGGTATGCTGGCTGATCTAGCCGCTGCGCATCCGGTGGTTGAAGAAACATTTGCCGAAGCTTCTTCGGCGCTGGGATATGATTTATGGCAGCTGGTGCAACAGGGGCCTGCTGAAGAACTGAATAAAACCTGGCAGACACAGCCTGCGTTGCTGGCCGCTTCCGTCGCTATCTGGCGTGTATGGCAGCAGCAGAACGGCGCTCAGCCTGTTCTGATGGCGGGTCATAGCCTGGGTGAATACTCTGCTCTGGTTTGTGCCGGTGTGCTGGATTTCAAACAGGCGATTTCACTGGTTGAACTGCGCGGCAAACTGATGCAGGAAGCGGTTCCGGCGGGTACTGGCGCGATGTACGCTATTATCGGTCTGGACAACGCCGCGATTGCCAAAGCCTGTGAAGAGTCAGCTCAGGGTCAGGTTGTCTCTCCGGTTAACTTTAACTCGCCAGGTCAGGTTGTGATCGCGGGTAACAAAGAAGCGGTAGAACGCGCCGGTGCGGCCTGTAAAGAAGCAGGTGCAAAACGCGCTCTGCCACTGCCAGTCAGCGTGCCATCGCATTGTGCTCTGATGAAGCCTGCTGCGGATAAACTTGCCGTTGCACTTGAAAATGTCACATTCAGCGCACCTCAGTATTCCGTGGTGAACAACGTTGATGTGAAAATTGAAACGTCTCCTGAAGCCATCCGCAGTGCGCTGGTACGCCAGCTGTACAGCCCGGTGCGCTGGACTGAGTCTGTCGAATTTATGGCAGCACAGGGCGTTGAGCAGCTTTTAGAAGTGGGGCCGGGTAAAGTGTTGACCGGTCTGACAAAACGTATTGTTGACACCCTGACGGCGTCCGCTGTGAATGACACGGCAAGCCTGGCAGCGGCGTTAGAGCAGTAA
- the fabG gene encoding 3-oxoacyl-ACP reductase FabG, protein MTFEGKIALVTGASRGIGRAIAEKLVAGGAKVIGTATSEKGAEAISEYLGENGKGIMLNVVDSASIEQVLATIRAEFGEIDILVNNAGITRDNLLMRMKDDEWQDILDTNLTSVFRLSKAVMRAMMKKRCGRIITIGSVVGTMGNAGQANYAAAKAGLIGFSKSLAREVASRGITVNVVAPGFIETDMTRALTDDQRAGILSSVPANRLGDAKEIASAVAFLASDEAGYITGETLHVNGGMYMI, encoded by the coding sequence ATGACCTTCGAAGGCAAAATTGCACTTGTTACTGGTGCCAGTCGTGGTATTGGCCGCGCTATTGCAGAGAAACTGGTAGCAGGCGGCGCGAAAGTGATCGGCACAGCGACCAGCGAGAAAGGTGCTGAAGCGATCAGCGAATATTTAGGCGAAAATGGCAAAGGTATTATGCTCAATGTGGTTGATTCTGCATCTATTGAGCAAGTATTGGCGACAATTCGAGCTGAATTTGGCGAAATTGATATTTTAGTTAATAATGCCGGCATTACCCGTGATAACCTTCTCATGCGTATGAAGGATGATGAGTGGCAGGATATCCTGGATACGAATCTGACTTCTGTGTTTCGGCTTTCAAAAGCTGTCATGCGAGCTATGATGAAGAAACGGTGTGGACGGATTATTACAATTGGTTCCGTTGTTGGCACCATGGGTAACGCAGGGCAGGCGAACTACGCGGCGGCTAAAGCTGGCTTGATTGGTTTTAGTAAGTCTTTGGCACGTGAAGTTGCTTCACGTGGCATTACTGTCAACGTCGTCGCTCCCGGCTTTATTGAGACGGATATGACAAGGGCGTTGACAGATGATCAACGCGCAGGCATTTTGTCATCAGTTCCAGCCAACCGGTTGGGCGATGCCAAAGAAATTGCCAGCGCCGTTGCTTTTTTAGCCTCTGACGAGGCCGGCTATATCACGGGTGAAACATTACATGTCAATGGCGGCATGTATATGATTTAA
- the acpP gene encoding acyl carrier protein — translation MSTIEERVKKIIVEQLGVKQEEVVNAASFVDDLGADSLDTVELVMALEEEFDTEIPDEEAEKITTVQAAIDFINASQQ, via the coding sequence ATGAGCACTATCGAAGAACGCGTTAAGAAAATCATCGTTGAACAGCTGGGTGTTAAACAGGAAGAAGTAGTGAATGCTGCATCTTTCGTAGACGACCTTGGCGCTGATTCTCTCGACACCGTTGAGCTGGTTATGGCTCTGGAAGAAGAGTTTGATACCGAGATCCCTGACGAAGAAGCTGAAAAAATCACTACTGTTCAGGCAGCAATTGATTTTATCAACGCTAGCCAACAGTAA
- the fabF gene encoding beta-ketoacyl-ACP synthase II, with protein sequence MSKRRVVVTGLGMLSPVGNTVESTWNALLAGQSGISLIDHFDTSAYATRFAGLVKDFNCEDYIPRKDARKMDAFIQYGITAGIQAMQDSGLEVTAENATRIGAAIGSGIGGLGLIEENHTSLVNGGPRKISPFFVPSTIVNMIAGHLSIMFGLRGPSISIATACTSGVHNIGHAARIIAYNDADVMLAGGAEKASTPLGVGGFGAARALSTRNDNPQAASRPWDKDRDGFVLGDGAGIMVLEEYEHARKRGAKIYAEIVGFGMSSDAYHMTSPPEDGAGAALAMENALRDAGISASQIGYINAHGTSTPAGDKAEAQAVKSVFGADSHKVLVSSTKSMTGHLLGAAGAVESIFTLLALRDQAVPPTLNLDNPDEGCDLDFVPHEARQVKDMQYSLCNSFGFGGTNGSLVFRKM encoded by the coding sequence GTGTCTAAGCGTCGAGTTGTAGTGACTGGACTGGGCATGCTGTCTCCTGTCGGCAATACTGTAGAGTCCACTTGGAACGCTCTCCTTGCCGGTCAGAGTGGCATCAGCCTGATCGACCATTTTGATACTAGTGCCTATGCAACGCGTTTTGCTGGCTTAGTAAAAGATTTTAACTGTGAAGACTACATCCCGCGCAAAGATGCCCGCAAGATGGACGCCTTTATTCAGTATGGTATTACTGCCGGTATTCAGGCGATGCAAGACTCCGGGCTTGAAGTGACTGCTGAGAACGCGACACGCATTGGTGCGGCGATTGGTTCTGGCATCGGCGGACTTGGTCTGATTGAAGAAAACCATACGTCATTGGTTAACGGCGGACCTCGCAAAATTAGTCCTTTTTTCGTTCCATCAACCATCGTTAACATGATTGCCGGTCATCTGAGTATCATGTTCGGGTTGCGTGGGCCGAGTATTTCTATTGCTACAGCCTGTACTTCTGGTGTGCATAATATTGGTCATGCAGCCCGTATCATCGCCTATAACGATGCTGACGTGATGCTGGCAGGCGGCGCAGAAAAAGCCAGCACCCCGCTGGGTGTCGGTGGTTTCGGTGCAGCACGCGCACTATCCACGCGCAACGATAATCCGCAGGCCGCAAGCCGCCCGTGGGATAAAGATCGTGATGGTTTCGTACTGGGTGACGGTGCCGGGATTATGGTGCTGGAAGAGTACGAACATGCCCGCAAACGCGGTGCAAAAATTTATGCCGAAATCGTCGGCTTTGGTATGAGCAGCGATGCTTACCATATGACCTCTCCACCGGAAGACGGTGCAGGTGCCGCGCTGGCGATGGAAAACGCTTTGCGTGATGCAGGCATTTCTGCGTCGCAAATTGGCTATATCAACGCGCACGGGACTTCTACCCCGGCGGGTGACAAAGCCGAAGCGCAGGCGGTTAAATCTGTCTTTGGTGCGGATTCTCACAAAGTGCTGGTCAGTTCAACCAAGTCTATGACCGGCCACCTGTTAGGTGCGGCGGGGGCGGTGGAGTCTATCTTCACTTTACTCGCATTGCGTGATCAGGCCGTTCCACCGACCCTGAATCTGGACAATCCAGACGAAGGGTGCGATCTGGACTTTGTGCCGCACGAAGCGCGTCAGGTAAAAGACATGCAATATTCACTGTGCAACTCCTTCGGATTCGGCGGAACTAACGGTTCCCTGGTATTCCGCAAGATGTGA
- the pabC gene encoding aminodeoxychorismate lyase, translated as MWINGAAATTLPAADRSVQFGDGCFTTARVLRGEIQLLPEHIARMQRAVSVLHIDGVDWAALEREMIQAAGQQEEAVVKAVVTRGQGGRGYSSAGCSEPTRIVSVSAYPAHYHALRQHGVKLALSPVTLSRNPLLAGIKHLNRLEQVMIRLHLDQTDAHEALVVDTSGCLVECCAANLFWRKGNQVFTPDLSQSGVDGVMRQHIIRLIENSSPWALHIVSEPAEVLFDADEVLICNALMPVLPVAQACGWHYLSRDLYNFLLQNC; from the coding sequence ATGTGGATTAACGGTGCGGCGGCGACAACATTGCCAGCGGCAGACCGGTCTGTGCAATTTGGCGACGGTTGCTTCACTACGGCCAGGGTGTTGCGCGGTGAAATCCAGCTTCTTCCAGAACACATTGCGCGGATGCAGCGCGCGGTGTCTGTTTTGCATATTGATGGCGTGGACTGGGCTGCTTTAGAACGCGAAATGATTCAGGCCGCAGGACAACAGGAAGAGGCTGTCGTTAAAGCCGTTGTGACACGCGGGCAGGGGGGACGAGGCTACAGTTCGGCAGGATGCTCTGAACCGACCCGGATTGTATCAGTGTCCGCTTATCCGGCACATTATCACGCGTTACGGCAACACGGTGTAAAACTTGCCCTGAGCCCGGTGACGTTGAGTAGAAATCCGCTGCTGGCGGGCATAAAACACCTCAACCGTCTTGAGCAGGTGATGATCCGCCTGCATCTTGACCAGACGGACGCCCACGAGGCTCTGGTGGTTGACACCTCAGGTTGCCTGGTGGAATGCTGTGCGGCTAATTTATTCTGGCGGAAGGGAAATCAGGTATTTACACCGGATTTATCACAGTCGGGGGTGGATGGCGTTATGCGTCAGCACATTATCCGGCTCATTGAAAACTCGTCGCCCTGGGCGTTGCACATTGTCAGTGAACCCGCCGAGGTATTGTTTGATGCCGATGAGGTGCTGATTTGTAATGCGCTGATGCCGGTTTTACCCGTGGCACAGGCGTGCGGATGGCATTATTTATCCCGAGATTTGTACAATTTTTTGCTCCAGAACTGTTAA
- the mltG gene encoding endolytic transglycosylase MltG — protein MTNKKTKIFAIIVLILAGLATFAYQKVKQFADRPINVSSETIFTLPAGTGRVVLETLLIDKKLMKPNPWFPWLLRLEPELSEFKAGTYRLEKGMTVRQMLELLKSGKEAQFSIRFVEGFKLSDWMKVLDTSEYLRHELSGKSGEEIAAALGMTDTKNAEGWLYPDTYHYTAGMTDLSLLKRAHVRMEKTVADIWKGRADSLPYKTPEDMVTMASIIEKETAVKDERPEVASVFINRLRIGMRLQTDPTVIYGMGDKYTGNITKKDLETPTPYNTYVITGLPPSPIAMPSEASLQAAAHPAKTPYLYFVADGKGGHTFSTNLENHNKAVRVYIEALKNKNEK, from the coding sequence ATGACAAACAAAAAGACCAAAATCTTCGCCATTATTGTCCTGATCCTTGCAGGACTGGCGACGTTTGCCTACCAGAAAGTGAAACAGTTTGCGGACCGCCCGATCAATGTCAGCAGTGAAACGATCTTCACCCTGCCTGCCGGTACCGGGCGTGTGGTTCTGGAAACGCTGCTCATCGACAAGAAGCTGATGAAGCCCAATCCGTGGTTCCCATGGTTATTACGTTTAGAGCCCGAACTGAGTGAGTTTAAAGCCGGTACCTACCGTCTGGAAAAAGGCATGACCGTTCGCCAGATGCTGGAGTTGCTGAAAAGTGGCAAAGAAGCCCAATTTAGCATTCGTTTTGTCGAGGGTTTTAAGCTCAGCGACTGGATGAAGGTTTTAGATACTTCAGAGTATCTCAGGCATGAACTTAGCGGCAAAAGCGGTGAAGAGATCGCCGCTGCCTTAGGCATGACCGATACCAAAAATGCCGAAGGCTGGTTGTATCCCGATACTTACCATTACACTGCGGGCATGACGGATTTATCTCTGCTCAAACGCGCCCATGTGCGCATGGAAAAAACCGTTGCGGATATCTGGAAAGGCCGCGCTGATTCGCTGCCATATAAAACGCCTGAAGACATGGTCACTATGGCGTCGATTATTGAAAAAGAGACGGCCGTAAAAGATGAGCGTCCTGAAGTGGCGTCTGTGTTCATCAATCGTCTGCGGATCGGCATGCGTCTGCAAACAGACCCGACCGTCATCTATGGTATGGGTGATAAATACACCGGCAATATTACGAAGAAAGATTTAGAAACGCCGACCCCTTACAATACTTATGTGATCACCGGCCTGCCGCCTTCTCCAATTGCGATGCCGAGCGAAGCCTCACTTCAGGCTGCGGCACATCCCGCAAAAACGCCGTATCTTTATTTTGTTGCTGACGGCAAAGGCGGGCATACTTTCAGCACTAACCTTGAGAACCACAACAAGGCGGTTCGTGTGTATATAGAGGCTCTTAAGAACAAGAATGAAAAGTAA
- the tmk gene encoding dTMP kinase, which produces MKSNFIVIEGLEGAGKTTAHNVVVDALRQHGVEEIVFTREPGGTPLAEKLRDLFKRGVDGEKPTVKAEVLMLYAARVQLVETVILPALARGAWVVGDRHDLSSQAYQGGGRGIDAKLMTSLRDTVLGDFRPDLTLYLDLPPAIGLQRARARGELDRIEQEALPFFERTRARYLELAAADSRIKTIDASQTIEEVKSSIEQTLKSWFDEQATREHS; this is translated from the coding sequence ATGAAAAGTAACTTCATTGTGATTGAAGGCCTGGAAGGGGCGGGAAAAACCACTGCTCATAACGTGGTGGTGGATGCATTGCGCCAGCACGGCGTAGAAGAAATTGTGTTTACCCGTGAGCCGGGCGGTACGCCGCTGGCGGAGAAATTACGCGATTTATTTAAGCGTGGCGTAGATGGCGAAAAACCGACGGTCAAAGCCGAAGTGCTGATGCTTTACGCTGCCCGTGTCCAGCTGGTTGAGACGGTGATTTTACCCGCTCTGGCGCGTGGCGCATGGGTGGTGGGTGACCGGCACGATCTCTCCTCGCAAGCTTATCAGGGCGGCGGACGGGGGATTGATGCCAAACTAATGACCTCTTTACGCGATACCGTTCTGGGTGATTTCCGCCCTGACCTGACGTTGTATCTGGATTTACCTCCGGCCATCGGCCTGCAACGTGCCCGTGCCCGTGGTGAACTGGATCGTATCGAGCAGGAAGCCTTGCCTTTCTTTGAACGTACGCGCGCCCGTTATCTGGAGCTTGCCGCCGCTGACAGTCGCATTAAAACCATCGATGCCTCGCAGACTATTGAAGAAGTAAAGTCATCGATCGAACAGACACTGAAAAGCTGGTTTGACGAGCAGGCAACCCGGGAGCATTCATGA